A single region of the ANME-2 cluster archaeon genome encodes:
- the xseA gene encoding exodeoxyribonuclease VII large subunit has protein sequence MLNGDPHLQKIWVRGEISNLTNHSSGHKYFTLKDSRSQLNCVMFRNHCRSLTFQPEVGMKLLAQGDIDVYEVRGSYQLVVTALRPDGIGELHIALEKLKTKLSAEGLFDAGHKRALPQFPRRIGVATSPTGAVLHDIINVTRRRFPVDILLSPTVVQGENAVESIVNSIKRLNNIDVDVIILARGGGSLEDLWPFNSEQVALAIYNSRIPVVSAVGHETDFTVADLTADIRAPTPSAAAELVVPDQNEVMARVDTARSHLISSITGLVEYHNNHLSHLENRVDARRLVGTLNQHFQRVDELGTRLALTMDRKLELHNKHLESCAGKLNAMSPLNTLKRGYSIVQHEGKLVRSIRDVKKGDALEMQVIDGKIACKVTDTEEQN, from the coding sequence ACACAAGTACTTCACGCTGAAGGATAGCCGCTCCCAGCTAAATTGCGTGATGTTCAGGAACCACTGCCGCAGCCTGACCTTCCAGCCCGAAGTAGGTATGAAATTGCTGGCACAGGGCGACATAGATGTGTATGAGGTCAGGGGGAGTTACCAGCTTGTGGTCACTGCCCTCAGGCCCGACGGTATCGGGGAACTGCATATTGCACTGGAGAAATTGAAGACAAAGTTATCAGCAGAGGGTTTATTCGATGCCGGGCACAAACGGGCACTACCGCAATTTCCCAGGCGTATCGGAGTCGCAACATCCCCTACCGGGGCCGTATTGCATGATATTATTAACGTGACCAGGCGCAGGTTCCCTGTGGATATCCTGCTATCTCCAACCGTGGTCCAGGGTGAAAATGCTGTGGAGAGTATCGTGAATTCCATTAAGCGCCTGAACAACATTGATGTTGATGTGATAATCCTTGCCAGGGGCGGGGGTTCCCTTGAAGACCTGTGGCCTTTCAACAGCGAACAGGTTGCCCTGGCGATCTATAATTCCAGGATCCCTGTGGTATCTGCAGTCGGACATGAGACCGATTTCACCGTGGCAGACCTGACCGCAGACATCCGGGCACCCACACCGTCCGCCGCTGCCGAACTGGTAGTACCTGACCAAAATGAGGTAATGGCACGGGTAGATACGGCCCGATCGCATCTTATCTCATCCATCACAGGTCTTGTTGAATATCACAATAATCATCTTTCGCATCTCGAAAATCGTGTGGATGCCCGGCGCCTGGTTGGTACGTTGAACCAGCATTTCCAGCGCGTGGACGAGCTCGGGACGCGCCTGGCTCTTACCATGGACCGCAAACTTGAACTGCACAACAAACACCTGGAATCGTGCGCGGGTAAACTCAATGCTATGAGCCCGTTAAATACATTGAAACGTGGATACAGTATCGTACAGCATGAAGGAAAGCTGGTCAGGAGTATCAGAGATGTTAAAAAAGGAGATGCACTGGAGATGCAGGTAATTGACGGTAAGATAGCCTGCAAAGTAACGGACACGGAGGAACAAAATTGA
- the xseB gene encoding exodeoxyribonuclease VII small subunit, whose protein sequence is MNADTDKDDIHLEDALAELEDITRKIEQGDQSLDESLALFERGIALTRLCSSKLETARQKIEKLVDENKTEEMELE, encoded by the coding sequence TTGAACGCAGATACTGATAAAGACGACATACATTTAGAAGACGCACTGGCAGAACTGGAAGATATAACACGGAAAATAGAACAGGGCGACCAGTCCCTGGATGAGAGCCTTGCACTCTTCGAGCGGGGTATAGCCCTTACCCGCCTGTGCTCATCAAAACTGGAAACTGCCAGGCAAAAGATTGAAAAACTGGTTGATGAGAATAAAACCGAGGAAATGGAACTTGAATAG
- a CDS encoding redox-regulated ATPase YchF — MSISIGLAGKPNSGKSTFFKAATLANVEIANHPFTTIDANHGVTYVRTLCPCTELGKPCGQCQDGIRFVPVDVIDVAGLVPDAHKGRGLGNAFLDNLRQANAIIHVIDVSGGTDIEGNPVGIGQHDPMEDIEFLEHEITMWMFGILKRNWDRLSRKIQAENLKLEQVISDQLQGAGVSVHHARIALAKTHMSDNPAKWTDEEMIALSDTLRLVSKPLMIAANKIDVAPPELLERLMSADRIVVPTSAAAELALRMAAKSGAIAYRPGDEEFVVNDGLSAAQKAGLDKIKMLIDENGSTGIQECINTAVLKLLDQVVAYPVEDENKYADKKGRVLPDAYLMKRGSTAHDLAYLVHTDIGDGFLYAVNAKTKMRLGEKHEVEDGDVIKIVSTK, encoded by the coding sequence ATGTCAATTTCCATAGGACTTGCGGGAAAACCTAATTCAGGCAAGAGTACCTTTTTCAAGGCTGCTACACTTGCAAACGTAGAGATTGCCAATCATCCGTTTACCACAATTGATGCAAACCACGGTGTCACCTATGTGAGGACACTTTGTCCATGCACGGAGCTGGGAAAACCCTGCGGGCAGTGCCAGGATGGTATCAGGTTTGTACCGGTAGACGTTATCGATGTGGCCGGCCTGGTGCCTGATGCCCATAAAGGCAGAGGATTAGGGAATGCATTCCTGGACAACCTGAGGCAGGCCAATGCTATCATTCATGTCATCGATGTATCAGGTGGTACTGATATCGAAGGCAATCCGGTGGGCATAGGCCAGCATGACCCGATGGAAGATATCGAGTTTCTGGAACATGAGATCACCATGTGGATGTTCGGCATCCTGAAACGCAACTGGGACCGCCTGTCCCGCAAGATACAGGCTGAAAACCTGAAACTTGAACAGGTAATATCTGACCAGCTGCAGGGTGCGGGGGTCAGTGTACATCATGCAAGGATTGCACTGGCCAAGACACACATGTCTGATAACCCGGCAAAATGGACCGACGAGGAGATGATAGCGCTATCAGATACTCTGAGGCTGGTGAGCAAACCATTGATGATCGCAGCCAACAAGATAGATGTGGCCCCGCCCGAACTGCTGGAACGCCTCATGTCAGCGGACAGGATAGTAGTACCAACATCCGCGGCAGCCGAACTGGCTTTGCGCATGGCTGCAAAGAGCGGTGCCATAGCGTACCGGCCCGGTGATGAAGAGTTCGTGGTGAATGATGGACTCAGTGCTGCGCAAAAAGCCGGTCTTGATAAAATAAAGATGCTGATAGATGAAAATGGCAGTACCGGTATCCAGGAATGTATCAACACGGCAGTTCTGAAATTGCTTGACCAGGTGGTCGCATACCCGGTAGAGGACGAGAACAAGTACGCGGATAAGAAGGGCAGGGTACTCCCTGATGCCTATCTTATGAAAAGAGGGTCCACAGCCCATGACCTGGCCTATCTGGTGCATACAGATATCGGGGATGGATTCTTATATGCCGTAAATGCTAAAACCAAGATGCGTCTCGGTGAGAAGCATGAAGTTGAAGATGGTGATGTGATAAAGATAGTTTCTACAAAGTGA
- a CDS encoding (Fe-S)-binding protein: protein MRRVVKTAPRSNIYQENIYRTRTEDIWNCLTCNLCYDGCPQGVNYSEFVRETRGKADDSHLVHKGVFTALSELMTDLDESRTSLEKTGNPDSKIGYYPGCLDFHDMFFNLDVDFKSIADSSMKLLQHLDIDPQLMQMKCCGHDQLWQGDKDTFEKLREQNSKLITESGIDTLVTSCAECYRTLSEDYDLPIKVVHISQVLKDADLGVDSGIKVTYHDACRLGRHMGEYDAPRSALEGAGAEVLEMKHSKGGSWCCGVSSMMNCNDKSKALRKTRLDEAKATGAEVLITTCPKCLAHLSCMKNEQESVEQYDYDIKDLTVFLAEQMGGK, encoded by the coding sequence ATGCGAAGGGTTGTAAAGACCGCCCCCAGGAGCAATATTTACCAGGAAAATATTTACAGGACACGTACCGAGGATATCTGGAACTGCCTGACCTGCAACCTCTGCTACGATGGATGCCCGCAGGGAGTGAACTATTCGGAATTTGTACGGGAGACCAGGGGAAAAGCAGATGACAGCCATCTGGTCCACAAGGGAGTCTTTACTGCACTATCCGAACTGATGACAGACCTGGATGAGAGCAGGACCAGCCTTGAGAAAACAGGTAACCCTGATTCAAAGATTGGATATTATCCGGGATGCCTTGACTTCCATGACATGTTCTTCAACCTGGATGTGGATTTTAAGTCCATCGCAGATTCTTCAATGAAACTGCTGCAGCATCTCGATATTGATCCGCAGCTCATGCAAATGAAATGCTGCGGCCACGACCAGTTGTGGCAGGGAGATAAAGATACTTTTGAGAAATTACGAGAGCAGAATTCCAAACTCATTACAGAAAGCGGCATCGATACACTTGTCACATCGTGTGCAGAATGTTACCGGACCCTCAGCGAGGATTATGACCTGCCAATCAAGGTCGTCCATATCAGCCAGGTGCTCAAAGATGCGGACCTTGGTGTGGATTCAGGCATCAAGGTCACCTACCATGATGCATGCAGGCTCGGTCGCCATATGGGAGAATACGATGCACCCAGGAGTGCACTTGAAGGAGCGGGGGCCGAGGTTCTTGAGATGAAGCACAGTAAAGGCGGATCCTGGTGCTGCGGTGTCAGTTCCATGATGAACTGCAATGATAAGAGCAAAGCGCTCAGAAAGACCAGGCTGGATGAAGCAAAGGCAACCGGTGCTGAAGTGCTCATCACCACCTGCCCCAAGTGCCTTGCGCATCTCAGTTGCATGAAGAACGAACAGGAATCGGTGGAACAGTACGATTACGATATCAAGGACCTGACCGTGTTCCTTGCCGAGCAGATGGGAGGGAAATAA
- the hdrC gene encoding CoB--CoM heterodisulfide reductase subunit C translates to MSDRVKTSDFDRAFRDEVFEEPGADKISLCFNCTGCSSGCPMTEQESEYNIRKFLRMANLGMKEQLLNNPYIWYCTTCYKCQERCPQGVQNVDALLKIRTIAVENGIMLAPHKKVGQLVVKFGHAVPINDDTREKRKKLGLDEVPPTVHRFSNGLDEVRKLLKIAGFDTIVAEKEEGK, encoded by the coding sequence ATGAGTGACCGTGTAAAGACATCTGATTTTGACCGGGCATTCAGGGATGAGGTATTCGAGGAGCCGGGTGCTGATAAGATCTCTCTGTGTTTCAACTGTACCGGATGCTCATCTGGTTGTCCGATGACCGAACAGGAAAGTGAGTATAATATCCGCAAGTTCCTGCGTATGGCGAACCTTGGCATGAAGGAACAGTTACTGAACAATCCCTATATCTGGTACTGCACTACATGCTATAAGTGCCAGGAACGGTGTCCCCAGGGGGTGCAGAACGTGGATGCCCTGTTAAAGATACGGACCATTGCCGTGGAGAACGGTATCATGCTGGCACCCCACAAGAAGGTGGGGCAGCTGGTGGTCAAGTTCGGGCATGCGGTTCCCATCAATGACGACACCAGGGAGAAGCGCAAAAAACTTGGGCTGGATGAGGTGCCTCCGACCGTGCACAGGTTCAGTAACGGGCTGGATGAGGTAAGGAAACTGCTTAAGATCGCCGGGTTCGATACTATCGTTGCTGAAAAGGAGGAAGGGAAATGA
- the hdrB gene encoding CoB--CoM heterodisulfide reductase subunit B, translating into MTRLSFFLGCIAPNRYPGIEVSTQKTLEKLGVELDDLEGASCCPAPGVFRSFDKTTWLAMASRNITLSEELGDDILTICNGCFGSLTDANHLLKEDAALKSDVNRILSEIGREFRGTQDVRHIVEYLYQEIGPERIKEAVTNPLDLRVAVHYGCHLVKPSKERRLGSVENPTFFDELVEATGATSVDYEDKMACCGAGGGARTAVVDTTLKLVDKKLDHMEAAGVDCVVDACPFCHLQLDVGQTEIKKKFEKEHNMPVLHYSQLLGLAMGFTPEELGIDMNFTGTGNLIEKVRGGMK; encoded by the coding sequence ATGACCCGACTATCCTTCTTCCTGGGGTGTATTGCCCCGAACCGGTACCCTGGTATCGAGGTCTCAACACAGAAAACACTTGAGAAACTCGGCGTGGAACTGGATGACCTTGAAGGTGCTTCCTGCTGTCCTGCTCCGGGTGTGTTCAGGTCATTTGACAAGACCACCTGGCTGGCAATGGCATCAAGGAACATCACCCTGTCCGAAGAACTGGGTGACGATATCCTGACCATCTGCAATGGGTGTTTCGGCTCCCTCACAGATGCCAATCACCTGCTCAAAGAAGATGCAGCGCTCAAAAGTGACGTGAACAGGATACTTTCAGAGATAGGCCGCGAGTTCAGGGGTACGCAGGATGTACGCCACATCGTGGAATACCTGTACCAGGAGATCGGACCTGAGCGGATAAAAGAAGCAGTGACAAACCCGCTGGATCTCAGGGTAGCGGTGCATTACGGTTGTCACCTGGTCAAACCCAGTAAGGAACGGCGCCTGGGCAGTGTGGAGAATCCCACATTCTTTGATGAACTGGTGGAGGCTACCGGGGCAACTTCAGTGGATTACGAGGATAAGATGGCCTGCTGCGGTGCAGGGGGCGGCGCCAGGACAGCAGTGGTGGATACGACCCTCAAACTGGTGGATAAGAAACTGGACCATATGGAAGCGGCAGGTGTGGATTGTGTGGTAGACGCCTGCCCGTTCTGCCATTTGCAGCTTGATGTGGGCCAGACCGAGATAAAGAAGAAATTCGAAAAGGAACACAATATGCCGGTTTTGCATTATTCACAGCTGCTGGGTCTGGCCATGGGATTCACACCTGAGGAGCTGGGTATCGATATGAACTTTACTGGTACTGGTAATCTTATTGAGAAAGTACGGGGTGGTATGAAATGA
- a CDS encoding CoB--CoM heterodisulfide reductase iron-sulfur subunit A family protein — translation MSKLVGAVAVAGGGIAGIQSAIDLASSGLKVYLIEKGTSIGGKMAQLDKTFPTLDCSMCTLSPKLAEVSRHPNIELLTYSEITDIEGEAGDFTVKVRKKARYVDPEKCTSCGICIAKCPAKVPDEYNEGQGMRKAIYLAFPQAVPRVFTIDSEHCLYLTKGKCGNCAKFCENNAINYEDKDEEVELNVGSVILSPGFTPFDASQLEQFRLDHPNVITSLQFERQLSSSGPYEGHVTLADNSHPKRIAWIQCVGSRSPEIGRANCSSVCCMYATKEAMVAMEHDSGLETTIFNIDVRAFGKGFEEFYQKARKEKGIRFIRSRPSGVEVDPLTDTLSLKYEVEGNGINQEEFDMVVLSIGLTPSESSKQLAEIAHVDIDELGFIKTKIDRPLETSRPGIFVCGAVQAPKDIPDTVADASGAASKASSLLASERGTLVTERKYPKEKTIGEEVRTGVVVCRCGINIGSIVDVPDVVEYAKTLPGVVFAKEEVYACSSDSLEGISELVKEHDLNRVVVASCTPRTHEPLFQDTLMEAGLNPYLFELANIREHCSWVHQKEKEKATRKAKDIVRMSTARVNLSQPLYTEQIEFNKNALVLGGGIAGMTAALDIADKGFPVTLVEKGTELGGLLRTYTTLQDGRRTSDILEPLIRRVESHDTITVFTDTELVELEGAVGNFTGHLKGASVDEELVFGVAVIATGANELKPQGYFSYGKYPNIVTQSQLEQTMDTGVDAKNVVFIQCAGGRNDERPYCSRACCTVAMKNAIRLKESDPEKNVYVLYRDIRTFGKWEELYTRARELGVVFMRYTESQEPEVTDRTVSVMDQLLGINFEIDYDLLVLSAPLVTPETNETLAPLFKVPLDANRFFLEAHIKLRPVEFATDGVFLCGTAQAPKLVDEAVSQASAAASRACTILSRDYLETIGNVSVVDQELCIGCGRCTLVCPYNAPELKEVVVETEEIIYTTRKSEINPAVCKGCGSCAAECPTGAITPRHFTAPQIIAVIKAYGEGI, via the coding sequence ATGAGTAAATTAGTTGGTGCCGTCGCAGTGGCGGGTGGTGGTATAGCCGGCATCCAGAGCGCCATCGACCTGGCCAGTAGCGGGCTCAAGGTATATCTTATCGAGAAAGGTACGTCCATTGGCGGCAAGATGGCACAGCTGGACAAGACCTTCCCGACCCTGGATTGTTCCATGTGTACGCTGTCACCAAAACTGGCCGAAGTGTCACGCCACCCGAATATTGAACTCCTTACCTACAGCGAGATCACGGATATCGAAGGCGAGGCCGGGGATTTTACCGTAAAGGTCAGGAAAAAAGCCAGGTACGTGGACCCTGAAAAGTGCACTTCATGCGGGATATGCATCGCAAAATGCCCGGCAAAAGTGCCTGATGAATATAATGAAGGGCAGGGTATGCGAAAGGCCATCTACCTTGCTTTTCCCCAGGCCGTGCCCAGGGTGTTCACCATTGACTCAGAACACTGCCTGTACCTGACAAAAGGTAAGTGCGGTAACTGTGCTAAATTCTGTGAGAACAACGCTATCAATTACGAGGACAAAGACGAAGAGGTGGAGCTCAATGTGGGAAGTGTTATCCTGTCCCCGGGGTTCACACCATTTGATGCATCACAGCTGGAGCAGTTCAGGCTTGACCATCCAAACGTGATAACATCCCTGCAGTTCGAGAGGCAGTTGAGTTCATCGGGACCCTATGAAGGTCATGTGACCCTGGCCGACAATTCCCATCCCAAACGTATCGCATGGATACAGTGCGTGGGTTCCCGGAGTCCCGAGATAGGGAGGGCGAATTGCAGCAGCGTGTGCTGCATGTACGCCACCAAGGAAGCCATGGTGGCCATGGAACACGACTCCGGGCTTGAGACCACGATATTCAATATTGATGTCAGGGCATTTGGCAAGGGTTTCGAGGAGTTCTACCAGAAGGCCAGGAAGGAAAAAGGTATCCGGTTCATCCGCAGCCGGCCTTCCGGCGTGGAAGTGGACCCGCTGACCGATACCCTCTCATTGAAATATGAAGTGGAAGGAAATGGTATCAACCAGGAAGAGTTCGATATGGTCGTGCTGTCCATTGGCCTGACACCGTCCGAGAGCAGTAAACAGCTGGCTGAGATAGCACATGTGGATATCGATGAGCTGGGATTTATCAAGACCAAGATAGACCGTCCCCTTGAGACCTCCCGGCCCGGGATATTTGTATGCGGTGCTGTACAGGCACCCAAGGATATCCCCGATACCGTGGCCGATGCCAGTGGTGCCGCCAGTAAAGCGTCTTCGCTGCTTGCCAGTGAGAGGGGGACCCTGGTAACAGAGCGGAAGTACCCGAAAGAGAAGACCATTGGTGAAGAGGTAAGGACCGGCGTGGTGGTGTGCCGCTGCGGTATCAATATCGGCAGCATCGTGGATGTACCTGATGTGGTGGAATATGCAAAGACACTTCCCGGTGTGGTCTTTGCCAAGGAGGAGGTCTATGCCTGCAGCAGCGACAGCCTTGAAGGTATCAGTGAACTCGTAAAGGAGCATGACCTGAACCGGGTGGTAGTGGCATCATGCACGCCCAGGACCCACGAGCCGCTGTTCCAGGATACGCTGATGGAAGCGGGCCTGAACCCCTACCTGTTCGAACTGGCAAATATCAGGGAGCACTGCTCCTGGGTGCACCAGAAGGAAAAGGAAAAGGCGACCCGCAAGGCCAAGGATATTGTCAGGATGAGCACGGCACGAGTGAACCTGTCCCAGCCGCTGTACACGGAACAAATTGAGTTCAATAAAAATGCGCTGGTACTGGGCGGTGGTATCGCGGGAATGACCGCAGCACTGGATATTGCCGATAAAGGATTCCCTGTTACCCTGGTGGAGAAAGGAACCGAACTGGGCGGACTGCTCAGGACGTATACCACGCTCCAGGACGGGCGCCGTACCTCAGATATCCTTGAACCCCTGATTCGGCGGGTAGAGTCCCATGATACTATTACCGTTTTCACCGATACCGAACTGGTGGAACTGGAAGGGGCTGTGGGTAATTTCACCGGTCACCTGAAAGGTGCCAGTGTGGATGAGGAACTCGTTTTCGGTGTGGCGGTCATCGCAACCGGCGCCAATGAACTGAAACCGCAAGGATACTTCTCATACGGCAAATACCCGAATATCGTGACCCAGAGCCAGCTTGAACAGACGATGGATACCGGCGTGGATGCCAAGAACGTGGTATTCATACAGTGTGCAGGCGGGCGCAATGATGAGAGGCCCTACTGTTCCCGGGCATGCTGTACCGTGGCTATGAAGAACGCCATCCGGTTAAAGGAATCAGACCCTGAAAAAAACGTGTATGTATTGTACCGGGATATCAGGACCTTTGGGAAATGGGAGGAACTGTACACCAGGGCCAGGGAACTGGGCGTGGTGTTCATGCGCTATACTGAAAGCCAGGAGCCTGAGGTCACGGACAGGACCGTGAGCGTGATGGACCAGTTACTCGGTATCAACTTCGAAATAGATTATGACCTGCTGGTGCTCAGTGCACCTCTGGTGACGCCCGAGACCAATGAGACCCTGGCGCCTCTGTTCAAAGTGCCGCTGGATGCGAACCGGTTCTTCCTGGAAGCGCATATCAAGCTCAGGCCCGTGGAGTTCGCCACGGACGGAGTGTTCCTGTGCGGGACTGCCCAGGCACCTAAACTGGTGGACGAGGCCGTATCCCAGGCTTCGGCTGCAGCATCCCGGGCATGCACCATCCTGTCCAGGGATTACCTGGAGACCATTGGAAATGTGTCTGTGGTGGACCAGGAACTCTGTATCGGCTGCGGGCGATGTACGCTCGTGTGTCCCTATAATGCCCCCGAACTCAAGGAGGTCGTGGTAGAGACCGAGGAGATCATCTACACGACCAGGAAGAGCGAGATCAACCCGGCTGTGTGCAAAGGGTGCGGTAGCTGTGCTGCCGAGTGCCCGACCGGAGCCATTACTCCCAGGCACTTTACGGCACCCCAGATAATTGCTGTGATAAAGGCTTACGGGGAGGGGATATGA
- a CDS encoding hydrogenase iron-sulfur subunit, producing MTFEPDVLTFCCNWCSYAGADLAGVSRLQYPTNNRIVRVMCSSRIEPTFILEALKEGADGILVTGCHIGDCHYIEGNVHTDERMKEMVDALEHLGLGGRLHLEWVSAAEGKKFQETITEFVEKVRALGPSPLKPKGVDD from the coding sequence ATGACATTTGAACCTGATGTGCTGACTTTTTGCTGTAACTGGTGCAGCTACGCGGGTGCCGACCTTGCAGGCGTATCCAGGCTCCAGTATCCCACCAACAACCGCATCGTGCGCGTGATGTGCAGCAGCAGGATAGAGCCCACGTTCATCCTCGAAGCCCTGAAGGAAGGTGCGGACGGCATCCTGGTGACAGGTTGTCATATCGGGGATTGCCACTATATCGAAGGGAATGTCCATACCGACGAGAGGATGAAGGAAATGGTGGATGCACTTGAACACCTGGGACTGGGCGGACGGCTTCACCTGGAATGGGTGTCTGCGGCAGAGGGCAAAAAATTCCAGGAAACGATCACTGAATTTGTAGAAAAGGTCAGGGCCCTTGGTCCCAGTCCTTTGAAACCAAAAGGGGTGGATGATTAA
- a CDS encoding CoB--CoM heterodisulfide reductase iron-sulfur subunit A family protein yields MTQQKAVTEQLQAEEPRIGAFICECGVNIGGAVDCQAVADYIGTLPNVTTAVVNKYTCSDAGQAEIKNAIKELGLNRVLVASCTPKTHEPIFRACVEEAGLNPYLFEFVNIREHCSWIHMWEKEDATHKAKELVRMGVARAALLEPLQSSEVPVTNKALVIGAGVTGMQAALDIADMGFQVYLVEQGPSIGGKMAQLDKTFPTNDCSICILGPKMVEVARNKNIDIMSYSEVEEVDGYVGNFKVKVKHKPRYLNINECTGCGLCTEKCPVEVPYTEFNEGIGTRKAIYVPFPQAVPLRALVDKTVCIDCGACIKACERGAIDMDQQETFSELDVGVIVVAVGYDVYNPEPKHEYGFGLYDNVITTMEFERLINASGPTMGKVVRPSDVKPPKRIGFVQCVGSRDKNSNIYCSSFCCMASLKNAQLIKEKYPDTEVYIMYMDMRTPFRMYEEFYNRARDSGIKFVRGKPAEVSETEDKNIIARVEDTLTGDIMNLELDLMVLSVGAVPNKGTEKVRQILKVSRAADGFMMEAHPKLKPVDTTLDGIFIGGMTQGPKDIPYSISQGSACAARATRFLAQGKALTEGITVKVDEDICVSCGVCAPMCPFQALGMEGGKLNIITALCKGCGTCVVACPTGALQQSHFKNEQLLAQVRNVFAYGEV; encoded by the coding sequence ATGACTCAACAAAAAGCAGTAACTGAACAATTACAGGCAGAGGAGCCCAGGATAGGGGCTTTCATCTGTGAATGCGGCGTGAACATCGGAGGTGCTGTGGACTGCCAGGCCGTGGCAGATTATATTGGCACCCTGCCCAACGTGACCACGGCGGTCGTTAACAAATACACCTGCAGCGACGCCGGACAGGCAGAGATAAAGAATGCGATAAAGGAACTGGGCCTGAACAGGGTACTGGTTGCATCGTGTACGCCCAAGACCCACGAACCTATCTTCAGGGCGTGCGTGGAAGAGGCGGGACTGAATCCCTACCTGTTCGAGTTCGTGAATATCAGGGAACATTGCAGCTGGATACACATGTGGGAGAAGGAAGATGCCACCCACAAGGCCAAGGAACTGGTGCGCATGGGCGTGGCGCGGGCGGCATTGCTTGAACCATTGCAATCCAGCGAGGTGCCGGTTACGAATAAGGCACTGGTCATCGGTGCCGGGGTTACGGGCATGCAGGCGGCACTGGATATTGCTGATATGGGGTTCCAGGTGTACCTGGTGGAGCAGGGGCCTTCCATCGGCGGGAAGATGGCACAGCTGGATAAGACCTTCCCGACCAATGACTGCAGTATCTGTATCCTGGGTCCCAAGATGGTGGAAGTTGCCCGGAACAAGAATATCGATATCATGAGCTACTCTGAGGTAGAGGAAGTGGACGGGTATGTGGGTAACTTCAAGGTGAAAGTGAAGCACAAGCCCAGGTACCTCAATATCAATGAGTGTACCGGCTGCGGATTGTGTACCGAGAAGTGCCCGGTCGAGGTGCCCTATACCGAGTTCAATGAGGGGATCGGCACGCGCAAGGCCATCTATGTGCCCTTCCCCCAGGCAGTGCCCTTGCGGGCCCTGGTGGACAAAACGGTGTGCATCGATTGCGGGGCCTGCATCAAGGCATGTGAGCGCGGCGCCATTGATATGGACCAGCAGGAAACATTCTCTGAGCTGGATGTGGGCGTGATAGTAGTGGCCGTCGGTTACGATGTATATAATCCCGAGCCAAAACACGAATACGGGTTCGGCCTGTACGATAATGTCATCACCACCATGGAGTTCGAGAGGCTTATCAATGCCAGTGGACCCACTATGGGCAAAGTGGTGCGGCCTTCGGACGTAAAACCGCCCAAACGGATAGGGTTCGTGCAATGCGTTGGCAGCAGGGATAAGAACTCGAACATATATTGTTCCAGTTTCTGTTGCATGGCGTCCCTGAAAAATGCCCAGCTGATAAAGGAAAAATATCCTGATACAGAAGTCTATATCATGTATATGGATATGAGAACGCCGTTTCGGATGTACGAGGAGTTCTACAACAGGGCAAGGGATTCCGGTATCAAGTTCGTCAGGGGCAAACCTGCAGAAGTGAGCGAAACTGAGGATAAGAATATCATTGCCAGGGTAGAGGATACCCTGACCGGTGATATCATGAACCTGGAACTGGACCTGATGGTCCTGAGCGTCGGTGCGGTACCGAACAAGGGTACCGAGAAAGTACGCCAGATACTGAAAGTGAGCCGGGCTGCGGACGGGTTCATGATGGAAGCCCATCCAAAATTGAAACCGGTTGACACTACCCTGGATGGTATCTTTATCGGTGGAATGACCCAGGGTCCCAAGGATATTCCCTATTCCATATCCCAGGGGAGTGCGTGTGCTGCCCGTGCGACACGGTTCCTGGCTCAGGGGAAGGCACTGACCGAAGGCATTACCGTAAAGGTCGATGAGGATATCTGCGTATCCTGCGGTGTGTGCGCACCCATGTGCCCGTTCCAGGCACTGGGAATGGAAGGCGGGAAGTTGAATATTATCACGGCCCTGTGCAAGGGGTGCGGCACCTGTGTGGTGGCCTGCCCGACCGGGGCATTGCAGCAGAGTCACTTCAAGAACGAACAGTTGCTGGCACAGGTCAGGAACGTGTTCGCCTACGGGGAGGTGTGA